The following are encoded together in the Salvia hispanica cultivar TCC Black 2014 chromosome 6, UniMelb_Shisp_WGS_1.0, whole genome shotgun sequence genome:
- the LOC125196857 gene encoding protein GAST1-like has translation MYQSNMRGRVLSLLLLILLIAVEIHATVVLSPAPQPQPPNSFSMYGATPGSLHPQECGGRCKTRCSKTVFKKPCMFFCEKCCATCLCVPPGTYGNKQLCPCYNNWKTKRGGPKCP, from the exons ATGTATCAAAGTAATATGCGCGGTCGAGTCCTTTCTCTCTTGCTGCTGATTCTTCTTATTGCAGTCGAAATCCAC GCAACCGTTGTTTTGTCGCCGGCTCCTCAGCCTCAACCACCCAACTCTTTTTCCATG TACGGAGCAACTCCTGGCAGCCTCCATCCTCAag AATGTGGGGGACGATGCAAGACGAGATGCTCGAAAACAGTGTTCAAGAAGCCGTGTATGTTTTTCTGTGAAAAATGTTGTGCAACATGCCTGTGTGTGCCTCCGGGGACTTATGGGAACAAGCAGCTGTGCCCTTGTTACAATAATTGGAAGACTAAGAGAGGAGGACCCAAATGCCCTTGA